From the Musa acuminata AAA Group cultivar baxijiao chromosome BXJ3-7, Cavendish_Baxijiao_AAA, whole genome shotgun sequence genome, one window contains:
- the LOC135643702 gene encoding WAT1-related protein At4g30420-like, with product MGDSLLAECKPGLAMVVSQCIYAAMALSAKAAFARGMSPMVFSVYRQATAALVLAPLNITARRGKKNLIGLGLTAFFLVFVSSLVGATINQYFYYTGLSLSSSSMAMAMSNLTPAITFVIAASVGLEKVEVRSMRSMAKVFGTVTCVGGAVSMAFFKGPRLLNMEMEFHKLATLFHSASKNWIVGSLLLMGSSCCWSLWLVLQVPICRTYLDPLSLSIWMCVFSTFLSAALTFFLEPDISVWKIHSTLELSSCLFAGVFGSGVTFYLQSWTISLKGPLYSAMFNPLGTVITTISACLVLHEQLHIGSLVAAVAVVGGLYIVLWGKAKYIDPKSSCSNSQLPCVSERMTVVVDPGLRDSVYDLQKPLLGESFGTQDNQMEN from the exons ATGGGCGACTCCTTGCTTGCGGAGTGCAAGCCCGGGTTGGCCATGGTGGTGTCGCAGTGCATCTACGCTGCCATGGCACTCTCAGCCAAGGCAGCGTTCGCCCGAGGCATGAGCCCCATGGTCTTTTCTGTTTACAGGCAGGCCACCGCTGCTCTTGTCTTGGCTCCCCTAAACATTACTGCAAGAAG GGGGAAGAAAAATCTGATTGGCTTGGGATTGACAGCCTTCTTCTTGGTCTTTGTTTCTTCGCTGGTTGG TGCCACCATCAACCAGTACTTCTACTACACAGGGCTGAGCTTGTCATCCTCGTCCATGGCGATGGCCATGAGCAACCTAACCCCAGCAATCACATTTGTCATTGCTGCCTCTGTTGG CTTAGAAAAAGTTGAAGTCAGGAGCATGAGGAGCATGGCTAAAGTGTTTGGGACAGTCACATGTGTTGGAGGAGCCGTTTCAATGGCGTTTTTCAAAGGTCCCAGGCTTTTAAATATGGAGATGGAGTTCCATAAATTAGCCACGCTGTTTCACTCAGCAAGCAAAAACTGGATCGTAGGATCACTTCTCCTGATGGGAAGCAGCTGCTGCTGGTCCCTGTGGCTTGTTTTGCAG GTGCCAATTTGCAGAACTTATCTGGATCCCTTATCATTATCAATATGGATGTGTGTGTTCTCCACCTTCCTATCTGCTGCTCTGACATTCTTTTTAGAACCCGACATAAGCGTATGGAAGATTCACTCAACACTGGAGCTATCATCGTGTTTGTTTGCG GGAGTTTTTGGATCTGGGGTCACCTTTTACCTACAATCTTGGACCATATCACTGAAGGGGCCGCTCTATTCTGCAATGTTCAACCCCCTCGGTACTGTCATCACTACAATCTCAGCTTGTTTGGTGCTGCATGAACAGCTCCATATTGGAAG TTTGGTGGCTGCTGTTGCTGTTGTGGGAGGGCTATACATTGTTTTGTGGGGTAAAGCCAAGTACATCGACCCCAAGAGCAGCTGCAGCAACTCACAACTGCCATGTGTTTCTGAGAGGATGACAGTAGTAGTAGATCCAGGACTGCGTGACAGTGTGTATGATCTGCAGAAACCACTGTTAGGTGAAAGCTTTGGGACTCAGGACAACCAGATGGAGAATTGA